A genomic stretch from Falco naumanni isolate bFalNau1 chromosome 8, bFalNau1.pat, whole genome shotgun sequence includes:
- the LOC121093200 gene encoding lateral signaling target protein 2 homolog isoform X4, whose product MLPAALRRWLRRPKRSDPRLLSQFFFADERVTQVVAEINGLDAELDPQQYLVLLNQLHLSQAHLLAVLEQIMEECIPTQRHSRDYLVKFPEELLVDNLGNHMLFAAECLLAGTFLEVEEADRAQLRPQARKLLCSLELVRTVLREQSLSQPGSYPEPVQAALVQFDQLFAEFELSYVSSLVAVKSPEEIYRQQEIIVLFCETVERALRLGYLTQEMIDGYEPLLMFTIPRLAIISGLLIYPEGPLSLEQSPEQMSRVFSPFYNLLKKIRDLLRVLSVEELCLLERSLCTAEPEDHGGPTTTPAWGAAVPRADPTAPWGLLEVPCSPPPPHTCTTRLGPPGSVDDPGTDWRWGPQPPGSSPGTELNATGAHCSELRSHYSSTKDMLHTLFVCISGVADQLQTNFASDLRSILKTVFKIVTSQAEPSEEPSASQEENGDPCVTDAPRVADCPLCSSPAEAAGLWRAAGARRLPEWVPDSTCSQCSACSSPFTLLRRRHHCRSCGKIFCARCSPHTAALPHYGQPKPVRVCTHCYATHLPPAPRRDRSR is encoded by the exons ATGCtgcccgccgcgctccgccgctGGCTGCGCCGGCCCAAG CGCTCCGACCCCCGCCTGCTCTCCCAGTTCTTCTTTGCTGACGAGAGGGTGACGCAGGTGGTGGCCGAGATCAACGGGCTGGATGCTGAGCTGGACCCGCAGCAGTACCTGGTGCTCCTTAACCAGCTCCACCTCAGCCAG GCTCACCTGCTGGCCGTCCTGGAGCAGATCATGGAGGAGTGCATCCCCACACAGCGACACAGCCGTGACTACCTGGTGAAGTTCCCTGAGGAGCTCTTGGTGGACAACCTGGGCAACCACATGCTGTTTGCTGCCGAG TGTCTCTTGGCCGGGACCTTCCTGGAGGTGGAGGAGGCGGACAGGGCCCAGCTGCGGCCCCAGGCCaggaagctgctgtgcagcctggagcTGGTGCGGACGGTGCTGCGGGAGCAGAGCCTGAGCCAGCCTGGCTCCTACCCTGAGCCCGTCCAGGCTGCACTCGTCCAGTTCGACCAGCTCTTCGCGGAGTTCGAGCTGAG CTATGTGTCCTCACTAGTGGCAGTGAAGTCACCCGAGGAAATCTACAGGCAGCAGGAGATCATCGTGCTCTTCTGTGAGACGGTGGAGAG AGCTCTGCGCCTGGGCTACCTGACTCAGGAGATGATTGATGGCTACGAACCGCTGCTCATGTTCACCATCCCTCGCCTGGCCATTATCAG TGGCCTCCTCATCTACCCTGAGGGTCCcctcagcctggagcagagcccTGAGCAGATGTCCCGGGTCTTCAGCCCCTTTTACAACCTTCTGAAGAAGATCAG GGACCTGCTGCGGGTGCTGTCGGTGGaggagctctgcctgctggagaGGAGCCTGTGCACAGCTGAACCAGAGGATCACGGCGGTCCAACCACCACCCCAGCGTGGGGGGCAGCTGTGCCCAGAGCAGACCCCACTGCTCCCTGGGGTCTCCTGGAggtcccctgcagccccccacccccccacacctgCACAACGCGGCTAGGACCCCCCGGCTCAGTGGACGACCCAGGCACCGATTGGCGGTGGGG cccccagccccccgggaGCAGCCCAGGGACAGAGCTCAATGCCACGGGTGCCCACTGCTCAGAGCTGCGCTCTCACTACAGCAGCACCAAGGACATGTTGCACACCCTCTTCGTCTGCATCTCGG GCGTGGCTGATCAGCTCCAGACCAACTTTGCCAGCGACCTGCGGAGCATCTTGAAAACAGTCTTCAAGATCGTCACCTCGCAGGCAGAGCCCTCGGAGGAGCCGAGTGCCAGCC AGGAAGAGAACGGTGACCCATGTGTGACAGATGCTCCCCGTGTGGCTGACTGCcccctgtgctccagccctgcgGAGGCTGCTGGACTCTGGAGGGCAG CAGGTGCCCGCCGCCTGCCCGAGTGGGTGCCAGACAGCACGTGCAGCcagtgctctgcctgcagctcgCCCTTCACCCTGCTGCGCCGCAGGCACCACTGCCGCAGCTGCGGGAAG ATCTTCTGTGCCCGCTGCTCGCCGCACACCGCAGCACTGCCGCACTACGGCCAGCCAAAACCCGTGCGTGTCTGCACCCACTGCTACGCCACACACCTCCCACCCGCGCCCCGGCGTGACCGGAGCCGGTGA
- the LOC121093200 gene encoding lateral signaling target protein 2 homolog isoform X5, which produces MLPAALRRWLRRPKRSDPRLLSQFFFADERVTQVVAEINGLDAELDPQQYLVLLNQLHLSQRHSRDYLVKFPEELLVDNLGNHMLFAAEVLAPDGLGSQQCLLAGTFLEVEEADRAQLRPQARKLLCSLELVRTVLREQSLSQPGSYPEPVQAALVQFDQLFAEFELSYVSSLVAVKSPEEIYRQQEIIVLFCETVERALRLGYLTQEMIDGYEPLLMFTIPRLAIISGLLIYPEGPLSLEQSPEQMSRVFSPFYNLLKKIRDLLRVLSVEELCLLERSLCTAEPEDHGGPTTTPAWGAAVPRADPTAPWGLLEVPCSPPPPHTCTTRLGPPGSVDDPGTDWRWGPQPPGSSPGTELNATGAHCSELRSHYSSTKDMLHTLFVCISGVADQLQTNFASDLRSILKTVFKIVTSQAEPSEEPSASQEENGDPCVTDAPRVADCPLCSSPAEAAGLWRAAGARRLPEWVPDSTCSQCSACSSPFTLLRRRHHCRSCGKIFCARCSPHTAALPHYGQPKPVRVCTHCYATHLPPAPRRDRSR; this is translated from the exons ATGCtgcccgccgcgctccgccgctGGCTGCGCCGGCCCAAG CGCTCCGACCCCCGCCTGCTCTCCCAGTTCTTCTTTGCTGACGAGAGGGTGACGCAGGTGGTGGCCGAGATCAACGGGCTGGATGCTGAGCTGGACCCGCAGCAGTACCTGGTGCTCCTTAACCAGCTCCACCTCAGCCAG CGACACAGCCGTGACTACCTGGTGAAGTTCCCTGAGGAGCTCTTGGTGGACAACCTGGGCAACCACATGCTGTTTGCTGCCGAG GTGCTGGCTCCTGATGGCCTCGGGTCCCAGCAGTGTCTCTTGGCCGGGACCTTCCTGGAGGTGGAGGAGGCGGACAGGGCCCAGCTGCGGCCCCAGGCCaggaagctgctgtgcagcctggagcTGGTGCGGACGGTGCTGCGGGAGCAGAGCCTGAGCCAGCCTGGCTCCTACCCTGAGCCCGTCCAGGCTGCACTCGTCCAGTTCGACCAGCTCTTCGCGGAGTTCGAGCTGAG CTATGTGTCCTCACTAGTGGCAGTGAAGTCACCCGAGGAAATCTACAGGCAGCAGGAGATCATCGTGCTCTTCTGTGAGACGGTGGAGAG AGCTCTGCGCCTGGGCTACCTGACTCAGGAGATGATTGATGGCTACGAACCGCTGCTCATGTTCACCATCCCTCGCCTGGCCATTATCAG TGGCCTCCTCATCTACCCTGAGGGTCCcctcagcctggagcagagcccTGAGCAGATGTCCCGGGTCTTCAGCCCCTTTTACAACCTTCTGAAGAAGATCAG GGACCTGCTGCGGGTGCTGTCGGTGGaggagctctgcctgctggagaGGAGCCTGTGCACAGCTGAACCAGAGGATCACGGCGGTCCAACCACCACCCCAGCGTGGGGGGCAGCTGTGCCCAGAGCAGACCCCACTGCTCCCTGGGGTCTCCTGGAggtcccctgcagccccccacccccccacacctgCACAACGCGGCTAGGACCCCCCGGCTCAGTGGACGACCCAGGCACCGATTGGCGGTGGGG cccccagccccccgggaGCAGCCCAGGGACAGAGCTCAATGCCACGGGTGCCCACTGCTCAGAGCTGCGCTCTCACTACAGCAGCACCAAGGACATGTTGCACACCCTCTTCGTCTGCATCTCGG GCGTGGCTGATCAGCTCCAGACCAACTTTGCCAGCGACCTGCGGAGCATCTTGAAAACAGTCTTCAAGATCGTCACCTCGCAGGCAGAGCCCTCGGAGGAGCCGAGTGCCAGCC AGGAAGAGAACGGTGACCCATGTGTGACAGATGCTCCCCGTGTGGCTGACTGCcccctgtgctccagccctgcgGAGGCTGCTGGACTCTGGAGGGCAG CAGGTGCCCGCCGCCTGCCCGAGTGGGTGCCAGACAGCACGTGCAGCcagtgctctgcctgcagctcgCCCTTCACCCTGCTGCGCCGCAGGCACCACTGCCGCAGCTGCGGGAAG ATCTTCTGTGCCCGCTGCTCGCCGCACACCGCAGCACTGCCGCACTACGGCCAGCCAAAACCCGTGCGTGTCTGCACCCACTGCTACGCCACACACCTCCCACCCGCGCCCCGGCGTGACCGGAGCCGGTGA
- the LOC121093200 gene encoding lateral signaling target protein 2 homolog isoform X3 encodes MLPAALRRWLRRPKRSDPRLLSQFFFADERVTQVVAEINGLDAELDPQQYLVLLNQLHLSQAHLLAVLEQIMEECIPTQRHSRDYLVKFPEELLVDNLGNHMLFAAEQCLLAGTFLEVEEADRAQLRPQARKLLCSLELVRTVLREQSLSQPGSYPEPVQAALVQFDQLFAEFELSYVSSLVAVKSPEEIYRQQEIIVLFCETVERALRLGYLTQEMIDGYEPLLMFTIPRLAIISGLLIYPEGPLSLEQSPEQMSRVFSPFYNLLKKIRDLLRVLSVEELCLLERSLCTAEPEDHGGPTTTPAWGAAVPRADPTAPWGLLEVPCSPPPPHTCTTRLGPPGSVDDPGTDWRWGPQPPGSSPGTELNATGAHCSELRSHYSSTKDMLHTLFVCISGVADQLQTNFASDLRSILKTVFKIVTSQAEPSEEPSASQEENGDPCVTDAPRVADCPLCSSPAEAAGLWRAAGARRLPEWVPDSTCSQCSACSSPFTLLRRRHHCRSCGKIFCARCSPHTAALPHYGQPKPVRVCTHCYATHLPPAPRRDRSR; translated from the exons ATGCtgcccgccgcgctccgccgctGGCTGCGCCGGCCCAAG CGCTCCGACCCCCGCCTGCTCTCCCAGTTCTTCTTTGCTGACGAGAGGGTGACGCAGGTGGTGGCCGAGATCAACGGGCTGGATGCTGAGCTGGACCCGCAGCAGTACCTGGTGCTCCTTAACCAGCTCCACCTCAGCCAG GCTCACCTGCTGGCCGTCCTGGAGCAGATCATGGAGGAGTGCATCCCCACACAGCGACACAGCCGTGACTACCTGGTGAAGTTCCCTGAGGAGCTCTTGGTGGACAACCTGGGCAACCACATGCTGTTTGCTGCCGAG CAGTGTCTCTTGGCCGGGACCTTCCTGGAGGTGGAGGAGGCGGACAGGGCCCAGCTGCGGCCCCAGGCCaggaagctgctgtgcagcctggagcTGGTGCGGACGGTGCTGCGGGAGCAGAGCCTGAGCCAGCCTGGCTCCTACCCTGAGCCCGTCCAGGCTGCACTCGTCCAGTTCGACCAGCTCTTCGCGGAGTTCGAGCTGAG CTATGTGTCCTCACTAGTGGCAGTGAAGTCACCCGAGGAAATCTACAGGCAGCAGGAGATCATCGTGCTCTTCTGTGAGACGGTGGAGAG AGCTCTGCGCCTGGGCTACCTGACTCAGGAGATGATTGATGGCTACGAACCGCTGCTCATGTTCACCATCCCTCGCCTGGCCATTATCAG TGGCCTCCTCATCTACCCTGAGGGTCCcctcagcctggagcagagcccTGAGCAGATGTCCCGGGTCTTCAGCCCCTTTTACAACCTTCTGAAGAAGATCAG GGACCTGCTGCGGGTGCTGTCGGTGGaggagctctgcctgctggagaGGAGCCTGTGCACAGCTGAACCAGAGGATCACGGCGGTCCAACCACCACCCCAGCGTGGGGGGCAGCTGTGCCCAGAGCAGACCCCACTGCTCCCTGGGGTCTCCTGGAggtcccctgcagccccccacccccccacacctgCACAACGCGGCTAGGACCCCCCGGCTCAGTGGACGACCCAGGCACCGATTGGCGGTGGGG cccccagccccccgggaGCAGCCCAGGGACAGAGCTCAATGCCACGGGTGCCCACTGCTCAGAGCTGCGCTCTCACTACAGCAGCACCAAGGACATGTTGCACACCCTCTTCGTCTGCATCTCGG GCGTGGCTGATCAGCTCCAGACCAACTTTGCCAGCGACCTGCGGAGCATCTTGAAAACAGTCTTCAAGATCGTCACCTCGCAGGCAGAGCCCTCGGAGGAGCCGAGTGCCAGCC AGGAAGAGAACGGTGACCCATGTGTGACAGATGCTCCCCGTGTGGCTGACTGCcccctgtgctccagccctgcgGAGGCTGCTGGACTCTGGAGGGCAG CAGGTGCCCGCCGCCTGCCCGAGTGGGTGCCAGACAGCACGTGCAGCcagtgctctgcctgcagctcgCCCTTCACCCTGCTGCGCCGCAGGCACCACTGCCGCAGCTGCGGGAAG ATCTTCTGTGCCCGCTGCTCGCCGCACACCGCAGCACTGCCGCACTACGGCCAGCCAAAACCCGTGCGTGTCTGCACCCACTGCTACGCCACACACCTCCCACCCGCGCCCCGGCGTGACCGGAGCCGGTGA
- the LOC121093200 gene encoding lateral signaling target protein 2 homolog isoform X2 yields the protein MLPAALRRWLRRPKRSDPRLLSQFFFADERVTQVVAEINGLDAELDPQQYLVLLNQLHLSQAHLLAVLEQIMEECIPTQRHSRDYLVKFPEELLVDNLGNHMLFAAEVLAPDGLGSQQCLLAGTFLEVEEADRAQLRPQARKLLCSLELVRTVLREQSLSQPGSYPEPVQAALVQFDQLFAEFELSYVSSLVAVKSPEEIYRQQEIIVLFCETVERALRLGYLTQEMIDGYEPLLMFTIPRLAIISGLLIYPEGPLSLEQSPEQMSRVFSPFYNLLKKIRDLLRVLSVEELCLLERSLCTAEPEDHGGPTTTPAWGAAVPRADPTAPWGLLEVPCSPPPPHTCTTRLGPPGSVDDPGTDWRWGPQPPGSSPGTELNATGAHCSELRSHYSSTKDMLHTLFVCISGVADQLQTNFASDLRSILKTVFKIVTSQAEPSEEPSASQEENGDPCVTDAPRVADCPLCSSPAEAAGLWRAGARRLPEWVPDSTCSQCSACSSPFTLLRRRHHCRSCGKIFCARCSPHTAALPHYGQPKPVRVCTHCYATHLPPAPRRDRSR from the exons ATGCtgcccgccgcgctccgccgctGGCTGCGCCGGCCCAAG CGCTCCGACCCCCGCCTGCTCTCCCAGTTCTTCTTTGCTGACGAGAGGGTGACGCAGGTGGTGGCCGAGATCAACGGGCTGGATGCTGAGCTGGACCCGCAGCAGTACCTGGTGCTCCTTAACCAGCTCCACCTCAGCCAG GCTCACCTGCTGGCCGTCCTGGAGCAGATCATGGAGGAGTGCATCCCCACACAGCGACACAGCCGTGACTACCTGGTGAAGTTCCCTGAGGAGCTCTTGGTGGACAACCTGGGCAACCACATGCTGTTTGCTGCCGAG GTGCTGGCTCCTGATGGCCTCGGGTCCCAGCAGTGTCTCTTGGCCGGGACCTTCCTGGAGGTGGAGGAGGCGGACAGGGCCCAGCTGCGGCCCCAGGCCaggaagctgctgtgcagcctggagcTGGTGCGGACGGTGCTGCGGGAGCAGAGCCTGAGCCAGCCTGGCTCCTACCCTGAGCCCGTCCAGGCTGCACTCGTCCAGTTCGACCAGCTCTTCGCGGAGTTCGAGCTGAG CTATGTGTCCTCACTAGTGGCAGTGAAGTCACCCGAGGAAATCTACAGGCAGCAGGAGATCATCGTGCTCTTCTGTGAGACGGTGGAGAG AGCTCTGCGCCTGGGCTACCTGACTCAGGAGATGATTGATGGCTACGAACCGCTGCTCATGTTCACCATCCCTCGCCTGGCCATTATCAG TGGCCTCCTCATCTACCCTGAGGGTCCcctcagcctggagcagagcccTGAGCAGATGTCCCGGGTCTTCAGCCCCTTTTACAACCTTCTGAAGAAGATCAG GGACCTGCTGCGGGTGCTGTCGGTGGaggagctctgcctgctggagaGGAGCCTGTGCACAGCTGAACCAGAGGATCACGGCGGTCCAACCACCACCCCAGCGTGGGGGGCAGCTGTGCCCAGAGCAGACCCCACTGCTCCCTGGGGTCTCCTGGAggtcccctgcagccccccacccccccacacctgCACAACGCGGCTAGGACCCCCCGGCTCAGTGGACGACCCAGGCACCGATTGGCGGTGGGG cccccagccccccgggaGCAGCCCAGGGACAGAGCTCAATGCCACGGGTGCCCACTGCTCAGAGCTGCGCTCTCACTACAGCAGCACCAAGGACATGTTGCACACCCTCTTCGTCTGCATCTCGG GCGTGGCTGATCAGCTCCAGACCAACTTTGCCAGCGACCTGCGGAGCATCTTGAAAACAGTCTTCAAGATCGTCACCTCGCAGGCAGAGCCCTCGGAGGAGCCGAGTGCCAGCC AGGAAGAGAACGGTGACCCATGTGTGACAGATGCTCCCCGTGTGGCTGACTGCcccctgtgctccagccctgcgGAGGCTGCTGGACTCTGGAGGGCAG GTGCCCGCCGCCTGCCCGAGTGGGTGCCAGACAGCACGTGCAGCcagtgctctgcctgcagctcgCCCTTCACCCTGCTGCGCCGCAGGCACCACTGCCGCAGCTGCGGGAAG ATCTTCTGTGCCCGCTGCTCGCCGCACACCGCAGCACTGCCGCACTACGGCCAGCCAAAACCCGTGCGTGTCTGCACCCACTGCTACGCCACACACCTCCCACCCGCGCCCCGGCGTGACCGGAGCCGGTGA
- the LOC121093200 gene encoding lateral signaling target protein 2 homolog isoform X1, which translates to MLPAALRRWLRRPKRSDPRLLSQFFFADERVTQVVAEINGLDAELDPQQYLVLLNQLHLSQAHLLAVLEQIMEECIPTQRHSRDYLVKFPEELLVDNLGNHMLFAAEVLAPDGLGSQQCLLAGTFLEVEEADRAQLRPQARKLLCSLELVRTVLREQSLSQPGSYPEPVQAALVQFDQLFAEFELSYVSSLVAVKSPEEIYRQQEIIVLFCETVERALRLGYLTQEMIDGYEPLLMFTIPRLAIISGLLIYPEGPLSLEQSPEQMSRVFSPFYNLLKKIRDLLRVLSVEELCLLERSLCTAEPEDHGGPTTTPAWGAAVPRADPTAPWGLLEVPCSPPPPHTCTTRLGPPGSVDDPGTDWRWGPQPPGSSPGTELNATGAHCSELRSHYSSTKDMLHTLFVCISGVADQLQTNFASDLRSILKTVFKIVTSQAEPSEEPSASQEENGDPCVTDAPRVADCPLCSSPAEAAGLWRAAGARRLPEWVPDSTCSQCSACSSPFTLLRRRHHCRSCGKIFCARCSPHTAALPHYGQPKPVRVCTHCYATHLPPAPRRDRSR; encoded by the exons ATGCtgcccgccgcgctccgccgctGGCTGCGCCGGCCCAAG CGCTCCGACCCCCGCCTGCTCTCCCAGTTCTTCTTTGCTGACGAGAGGGTGACGCAGGTGGTGGCCGAGATCAACGGGCTGGATGCTGAGCTGGACCCGCAGCAGTACCTGGTGCTCCTTAACCAGCTCCACCTCAGCCAG GCTCACCTGCTGGCCGTCCTGGAGCAGATCATGGAGGAGTGCATCCCCACACAGCGACACAGCCGTGACTACCTGGTGAAGTTCCCTGAGGAGCTCTTGGTGGACAACCTGGGCAACCACATGCTGTTTGCTGCCGAG GTGCTGGCTCCTGATGGCCTCGGGTCCCAGCAGTGTCTCTTGGCCGGGACCTTCCTGGAGGTGGAGGAGGCGGACAGGGCCCAGCTGCGGCCCCAGGCCaggaagctgctgtgcagcctggagcTGGTGCGGACGGTGCTGCGGGAGCAGAGCCTGAGCCAGCCTGGCTCCTACCCTGAGCCCGTCCAGGCTGCACTCGTCCAGTTCGACCAGCTCTTCGCGGAGTTCGAGCTGAG CTATGTGTCCTCACTAGTGGCAGTGAAGTCACCCGAGGAAATCTACAGGCAGCAGGAGATCATCGTGCTCTTCTGTGAGACGGTGGAGAG AGCTCTGCGCCTGGGCTACCTGACTCAGGAGATGATTGATGGCTACGAACCGCTGCTCATGTTCACCATCCCTCGCCTGGCCATTATCAG TGGCCTCCTCATCTACCCTGAGGGTCCcctcagcctggagcagagcccTGAGCAGATGTCCCGGGTCTTCAGCCCCTTTTACAACCTTCTGAAGAAGATCAG GGACCTGCTGCGGGTGCTGTCGGTGGaggagctctgcctgctggagaGGAGCCTGTGCACAGCTGAACCAGAGGATCACGGCGGTCCAACCACCACCCCAGCGTGGGGGGCAGCTGTGCCCAGAGCAGACCCCACTGCTCCCTGGGGTCTCCTGGAggtcccctgcagccccccacccccccacacctgCACAACGCGGCTAGGACCCCCCGGCTCAGTGGACGACCCAGGCACCGATTGGCGGTGGGG cccccagccccccgggaGCAGCCCAGGGACAGAGCTCAATGCCACGGGTGCCCACTGCTCAGAGCTGCGCTCTCACTACAGCAGCACCAAGGACATGTTGCACACCCTCTTCGTCTGCATCTCGG GCGTGGCTGATCAGCTCCAGACCAACTTTGCCAGCGACCTGCGGAGCATCTTGAAAACAGTCTTCAAGATCGTCACCTCGCAGGCAGAGCCCTCGGAGGAGCCGAGTGCCAGCC AGGAAGAGAACGGTGACCCATGTGTGACAGATGCTCCCCGTGTGGCTGACTGCcccctgtgctccagccctgcgGAGGCTGCTGGACTCTGGAGGGCAG CAGGTGCCCGCCGCCTGCCCGAGTGGGTGCCAGACAGCACGTGCAGCcagtgctctgcctgcagctcgCCCTTCACCCTGCTGCGCCGCAGGCACCACTGCCGCAGCTGCGGGAAG ATCTTCTGTGCCCGCTGCTCGCCGCACACCGCAGCACTGCCGCACTACGGCCAGCCAAAACCCGTGCGTGTCTGCACCCACTGCTACGCCACACACCTCCCACCCGCGCCCCGGCGTGACCGGAGCCGGTGA